The genomic segment GAAGCCATGGATGTGGGGCTTAAAGAGCGGAGCAGATATGGGAGGTTATGCTTTGGACGCTTTGCGCCAGTCCTCCAGAAAGCGTGCTACACCTATGTCCGTGAGGGGGTGCTTGGCCATTTGGGTTAGGACGGTGAAGGGTATGGTGGCGATGTCCGCGCCAGCTTTGGCGGCTTCGATGCAGTGGAAGGGGGAGCGGACGCTGGCGGCCATAACTTTGGTGGTGACGCCACGGTCTCGATACGTGGCGAAGATCTGGGCGATTTCGGCGACGAGGTCCATGCCGCGCTGGCCGATGTCGTCGAGGCGGCCGACGAAGGGGCTGACGACGGTGGCGCCGGCCTGGGCGCCTAGGAGGGCCTGGTTGGTGGAGAAACAGAGGGTCTGATTAATTTTGATACCTTCGCGGGCCAGGGCGGCCATGGCCTGAAAGCCGGTGGCCGTGCTGGGGAGCTTGACCCAGGGGTTGTCTATCCAGGTGGCTATGTCTTTTCCTTCAGTAATCATGCCCTCAACGTCGGTGCTGACGACTTCTACAGATATCGGCCCATCGATAATGGCGGCGATTTCCTGGACTGCAGCCCTGTAAGCCTTGAAGCCGCCGATGCCGACCTTGGCGGCGAGGGAGGGGTTAGTGGTGACGCCTTTGACGACGCCAAGCCGGGCTCCCTGTTTGATTTCGTCAAGACTTGCTGTATCTAGGAATAACTGCACGGGGCCTCCACGGCTGTACGCATTATGATGAACCGGTTTAGTCTTTTGTGGTTAGCTAGCAGCGGGGGTCTCCGAAGCGCTGCGGTCCTCAACCTGGGACCTGCGCTGCGGGATTATGGGAGGGCCGTCTGTGGCGATGGGCAGGGCGGCCTGGTCGCCCTCACGGAGGGTCTTCATGGCGGCGCCAATGAAGTCGCGGAAGAGGGGGTGGGGACGGTAGGGGCGGGAGAGGAACTCGGGGTGGAACTGGGTACCCAGCATGAAGGGGTGTCCAAGGACTTCAGATATTTCGACGAGCTTGCCGTCAGGGGAGAGGCCGCTGGCGAGGAAGCCGGCGGCCTCAAGAGATTCGCGGTAAGAGTTGTTGAGTTCGAAGCGGTGGCGGTGGCGCTCGAAGACCTCCGGGGCGCCGTAGGCGCGGTGGGCAAGGGTACCCTCCAGGAGTCGACAAGGGTAGACGCCGAGGCGCATGGTGCCGCCCTTTTCGGTGACCTTTCGCTGGTCGGGCATTATGTCAACAACGGGGTGTGCGCAAGCGGTGTCCATTTCCGAGGAGTTGGCCTGGTGGAGACCGAGGATATTGCGGGCGTACTCGACGACCATGACCTGGAGGCCGAGGCAGAGGCCGAGGTAGGGTATGTTGTTTTCGCGGGCGTAGCGGGCGGTCTGAATCATGCCGGGGATGCCGCGGGGGCCGAAGCCGCCGGGGACGACGATGCCGCTGGCGGAGCGGAGGAGGTCCTGGGTGCCTTTATGCTCGACTTCCTCAGCGTGGACCCACTGAATTTCGATCTCCTGGCCGTGGAAGAGGCCAGCGTGCTGAAGGGCCTCTTTGACGGAAATATAGGAGTCTGGGAGTTCGACATACTTGCCGACGACGGCGATGGGGACGCTGCCTTTGGGGGAGGCCATGAGGTTGACCATGGAGGCCCAGTCCTTCATATCGCGGCCGGCGGAGTTGAGGCTGAGGGCGCGGCATATGAGGTCGCCGAGGCCCCACTCTTCGAGGATCAGAGGGACGCGATAGATAGTGTCCACGGTCAGGAGGGGTATGACGGCCTCTTTGGGGACGTCGCAGAAGTGGGAGATTTTCTCGCGAATGGAATCAGAGACGGGGAAATCGCTGCGGCAGATAATGGCGTCGGGCTGGATGCCGGCGGCGCGGAGCTCCTTGACGCTGTGCTGGGTAGGCTTGGTCTTGAGCTCGCCGGTGGCGGATATGTGGGGGAGAAGGGTGAGGTGGACATAAAAGACGTTATCGCGGCCTACCTCGTTGCGCATCTGTCGGATGGACTCGAGGAAGGGCTGGCCCTCCATGTCGCCGACGGTGCCGCCGACCTCGACGACAACGACGTCGGCGCGGGACTCCTGGGCGAGGGTGAGGATGCAGGCTTTGATTTCGTTGGTGACGTGGGGGGCCACCTGGATGGTGCCGCCGAGGAAGTCGCCACGCCGCTCTTTGGCGATTAGGGAAAGGTAAACCTGGCCGGCGGTGAGGTTGGAAGAGCGGGTGAGCTCGATATCGATAAACCGCTCGTAGTGGCCGAGGTCGAGGTCGGTCTCGCCGCCGTCCTTGGTGACAAAGACCTCGCCGTGCTGGTAAGGGGACATGGTGCCCGGGTCGACGTTGAGATAGGGGTCTAGCTTGAGGACTGAGACGGAGATGCCACGGCTTTTGAGGATGCGGCCTATGGAAGCGACGCTGACTCCTTTGCCGACGGAGCTAACGACGCCGCCAGTGACAAAGATGTACTTAGTGCCCATGACTGGTCTTTTTGATTTGATCTATGCGCTCGTCCATATGCACAGGTAAAAAAACGTAGAAGTAGTGGGGCGGTGAGGTGGAACTTCCAGCACGAATTGAGTTGCGGTATGTGCGGAGGGGGACAACAAAGGCATTGTAGAACTAATGAGGGGAGGTGTCAAGGCGCTTGGTGAAAATATAAGAGTTATCTTAGTTTGGGAACAGGGGAGGCCTGAAGGCAGGGGGCCCATGGACACTGGTGAGGTAGCCTAGGTTTTAAGCGGGAACCCTCATCACCCTTTATCTCGCCACGGCGAGCTTACAGCCCTCTTCTCCCGACTACGGGAGAAGAGGGAAAGAAAAAAGAAACACCACAACCCCCTCCTTCGACCAGTCTCAGGACGGCGTCTAGCTCCCTCCTCGCCTTACAGGCCGAAGGGGGAGTACCAGACACAGGCCCCCCTAGGCTCCCCAATCACGTCCGGCAATCTCCGAGAGACTACTATATGAAGAAGTCTACTTTATTATGTAAAGTTAGGCGGCATGAAAAGGATTTACCTACTGAATTAGATGATACTTATATTAAGGGGCTGTTGGGTGGACTGAGGGCAGACAGAGTTCGGTGACGAATGTGGAGTTTAGATAGGCGGGGATTGTGAATGGGTAGGGTGGGGTAGACGGTGGCTATGGGGGAACCCGGGGTGTCCAAGGGGGTCGGAAGAGAAATGGGAGGCGTTAGGGGGAAGAAGG from the SAR202 cluster bacterium genome contains:
- the fsa gene encoding fructose-6-phosphate aldolase codes for the protein MQLFLDTASLDEIKQGARLGVVKGVTTNPSLAAKVGIGGFKAYRAAVQEIAAIIDGPISVEVVSTDVEGMITEGKDIATWIDNPWVKLPSTATGFQAMAALAREGIKINQTLCFSTNQALLGAQAGATVVSPFVGRLDDIGQRGMDLVAEIAQIFATYRDRGVTTKVMAASVRSPFHCIEAAKAGADIATIPFTVLTQMAKHPLTDIGVARFLEDWRKASKA
- a CDS encoding CTP synthase, with product MGTKYIFVTGGVVSSVGKGVSVASIGRILKSRGISVSVLKLDPYLNVDPGTMSPYQHGEVFVTKDGGETDLDLGHYERFIDIELTRSSNLTAGQVYLSLIAKERRGDFLGGTIQVAPHVTNEIKACILTLAQESRADVVVVEVGGTVGDMEGQPFLESIRQMRNEVGRDNVFYVHLTLLPHISATGELKTKPTQHSVKELRAAGIQPDAIICRSDFPVSDSIREKISHFCDVPKEAVIPLLTVDTIYRVPLILEEWGLGDLICRALSLNSAGRDMKDWASMVNLMASPKGSVPIAVVGKYVELPDSYISVKEALQHAGLFHGQEIEIQWVHAEEVEHKGTQDLLRSASGIVVPGGFGPRGIPGMIQTARYARENNIPYLGLCLGLQVMVVEYARNILGLHQANSSEMDTACAHPVVDIMPDQRKVTEKGGTMRLGVYPCRLLEGTLAHRAYGAPEVFERHRHRFELNNSYRESLEAAGFLASGLSPDGKLVEISEVLGHPFMLGTQFHPEFLSRPYRPHPLFRDFIGAAMKTLREGDQAALPIATDGPPIIPQRRSQVEDRSASETPAAS